One genomic window of bacterium includes the following:
- a CDS encoding J domain-containing protein, translating into MDRDPYKILGVARDASGDEIKQVYRRLARETHPDVNPGDEAAEERFKVISWAKEVLLDDEKRRRFDEFGDEGLAAGFDPEKARAYQQWARRAGRSPGHDQFGGDVDVEDLLSHLFQGRGGGAHEFEGMHGFGRRGPLRGSDLEAEVGVDFLDVVRAAEVELRPEGRPTLKVSIPPGARDGTRIRLAGQGAPAPGGGKPGDLFVRLRVRPHPFFEREGDDLGVDVPVTIPELVLGAEIDVPTPDGSVRMTVPSGSQAGRKLRLREKGAKRRDGGRGDLYVRLEAVLPEHAEAEKLEAAVRELEGLYADDVRAHLREGL; encoded by the coding sequence ATGGATCGCGATCCCTACAAGATTCTGGGCGTGGCGCGGGATGCATCGGGCGACGAGATCAAGCAGGTCTATCGGCGGCTGGCGCGAGAGACCCACCCGGACGTGAATCCGGGTGACGAAGCCGCCGAGGAACGCTTCAAGGTGATCTCCTGGGCGAAGGAGGTGCTGCTCGACGACGAGAAGAGAAGGCGCTTCGATGAGTTCGGGGACGAGGGCCTGGCGGCCGGTTTCGATCCGGAAAAGGCCCGCGCCTATCAACAGTGGGCGCGGCGTGCGGGGCGAAGTCCGGGTCACGATCAGTTCGGCGGCGATGTCGATGTGGAAGATCTGCTCTCGCATCTCTTCCAGGGCCGCGGGGGTGGTGCCCATGAATTCGAGGGGATGCACGGCTTCGGCCGGCGGGGCCCGCTGCGCGGCTCGGATCTCGAGGCAGAGGTGGGGGTCGATTTCCTCGATGTGGTTCGAGCGGCCGAAGTGGAGCTCAGGCCCGAAGGGCGCCCGACCCTCAAGGTGAGCATTCCTCCCGGCGCACGAGACGGGACGCGCATTCGTCTGGCCGGGCAGGGCGCGCCGGCACCGGGTGGGGGCAAGCCGGGCGATCTCTTCGTCCGCCTTCGCGTACGTCCCCATCCGTTCTTCGAGCGCGAAGGCGATGACCTCGGAGTCGACGTCCCGGTGACGATCCCAGAGCTCGTGCTTGGGGCCGAGATCGATGTGCCGACGCCCGATGGCTCCGTCCGCATGACGGTGCCCTCAGGCTCGCAGGCGGGCCGGAAGCTCCGTCTCCGGGAGAAGGGCGCAAAGCGGCGCGACGGCGGGCGGGGAGATCTCTACGTCCGGCTCGAGGCGGTGCTCCCCGAGCATGCGGAAGCCGAGAAGCTCGAGGCGGCCGTCCGCGAACTCGAAGGCCTGTATGCGGACGATGTCCGCGCGCACCTGCGGGAGGGGCTCTGA
- a CDS encoding NAD(P)-binding protein, with protein MADETSTGRDRDLGMDRPISRRHFLQGSAVAVAGGLLPKRASANEATPQTTYPPALTGLRGSHVGSFEVAHDLAWNRRTDWGAATEPDGGVYDLVVVGAGVSGLSAAHFYRASHGENARVLLLDNHDDFGGHAKRNELTVGGQTQLVYGGSQSLEAPGSYSDVAKQLLNDLQIDVEALSGAYDKDFYRRHGLAMGVYFDAENYGVDRLVMNDLIDPSLFLPLPSSGVENETAIAQMPISAAAKSELTRLVNISEDRLDEISIFAEPDYLERISYKELLTRHLEIRDPQVHALLQDMAASYFGLGTDASPALLCLGFGLPGLGGTGLGRFSWLIERAIRWSTEPYTYHFPDGNASVARLLVRRLIPAVASGAGMGDIVGARFDYARLDQEDSPVRLRLGSTAVRVQHGGNPATADDVEITYVRGGRTERVRAKHVVLACYNMVIPHLCPELPANQREALSSLVKVPLVYTNAFLENWRAFRELGVGLAHCPGSYHRQLMIDFPVSLGGVQFSKGPDEPIALHMNRVPGKPGLSARDQHRAGRHELLATSFEQIERGARTQLAGMLGPAGFDPAVDIAGITVNRWPHGYSYSHNPLFDPDVPEEKRAHVEGRQRFGRIAIANSDAGGRAYLDCAIDEAHRAVAELG; from the coding sequence ATGGCGGACGAGACGAGCACGGGACGCGACCGCGATTTGGGAATGGATCGCCCGATCAGTCGCCGCCATTTCCTGCAAGGCAGCGCGGTAGCCGTTGCGGGCGGACTGCTTCCGAAGCGTGCATCTGCAAATGAAGCCACGCCGCAGACCACCTACCCACCTGCGCTGACGGGGCTGCGGGGCAGCCACGTCGGAAGCTTCGAAGTGGCCCACGATCTTGCGTGGAATCGCCGCACGGATTGGGGCGCAGCGACCGAGCCCGACGGAGGGGTCTACGACCTCGTGGTGGTGGGCGCTGGCGTGAGCGGCCTCTCGGCCGCGCACTTCTACCGCGCGAGCCACGGTGAAAATGCACGGGTGCTGCTGCTCGACAACCACGACGATTTCGGCGGCCATGCCAAGCGCAACGAGTTGACGGTCGGCGGGCAAACCCAGCTCGTCTACGGTGGGAGCCAATCCCTCGAGGCGCCGGGCAGCTACAGCGATGTGGCCAAACAGCTCTTGAACGATCTCCAGATCGACGTGGAGGCCCTCAGCGGAGCCTACGACAAGGACTTCTATCGCAGGCATGGGCTCGCCATGGGCGTCTACTTCGACGCCGAGAACTACGGCGTCGATCGATTGGTGATGAACGACCTCATCGACCCATCGCTCTTCCTGCCCCTTCCCAGCTCGGGCGTCGAGAACGAAACGGCCATTGCCCAGATGCCCATTTCGGCTGCAGCGAAGTCGGAGTTGACCCGGCTCGTGAACATCAGCGAGGATCGGCTCGACGAGATCTCGATCTTTGCGGAGCCCGACTATCTCGAGCGCATCTCGTACAAAGAGTTGCTGACCCGGCACCTCGAAATCCGCGATCCCCAGGTCCACGCGTTGCTGCAGGACATGGCGGCGAGCTATTTCGGCCTCGGGACCGACGCGAGTCCAGCTCTCCTCTGCCTCGGCTTCGGCCTCCCCGGCCTCGGCGGAACCGGGCTCGGTCGATTCTCCTGGCTGATCGAGCGCGCGATCCGCTGGTCTACTGAGCCCTACACCTATCATTTCCCCGATGGCAATGCCTCGGTCGCGCGTCTGCTGGTGAGACGCCTCATTCCCGCGGTCGCATCCGGCGCGGGAATGGGAGACATCGTGGGCGCGCGTTTCGACTACGCCCGGCTCGACCAGGAGGATTCGCCGGTGCGCTTGCGCCTCGGCAGCACGGCAGTTCGGGTGCAACACGGCGGCAACCCTGCCACGGCCGACGACGTGGAGATCACCTATGTGCGCGGCGGGCGAACCGAGCGCGTGCGAGCCAAGCACGTCGTACTCGCCTGCTACAACATGGTGATTCCGCATCTCTGTCCGGAGCTCCCGGCCAACCAGCGTGAGGCGCTTTCATCCCTGGTGAAGGTGCCGTTGGTCTACACGAACGCCTTCCTCGAGAACTGGCGCGCCTTTCGCGAACTCGGCGTCGGCCTGGCCCACTGCCCGGGCAGTTATCACCGACAGCTGATGATCGATTTCCCTGTGAGTCTCGGAGGCGTGCAGTTCTCGAAAGGGCCGGATGAGCCCATCGCCCTCCACATGAACCGCGTTCCCGGCAAGCCGGGGCTGAGTGCGAGGGACCAGCATCGGGCCGGCCGGCACGAACTCCTTGCGACTTCCTTCGAACAGATCGAGCGCGGCGCGCGGACCCAGCTCGCCGGTATGCTCGGGCCGGCCGGCTTCGATCCGGCCGTCGACATCGCCGGCATCACCGTAAACCGCTGGCCCCACGGCTATTCCTATTCGCACAACCCGCTCTTCGATCCCGACGTTCCCGAAGAGAAGCGCGCCCACGTGGAAGGTCGCCAGCGCTTCGGCCGCATCGCCATCGCGAACTCCGATGCGGGTGGCCGTGCCTACCTCGACTGCGCAATCGACGAGGCTCATCGGGCGGTCGCAGAACTCGGCTAG
- a CDS encoding DUF4070 domain-containing protein, whose translation MAGLLTALEGTRLHARLAREGRLRSASTGCNTAIDLNFEPELPREVLLEEYRRLIRTLYEPSLRGYFERCLTLFEHLAPRRNDARKVSWVDLRAALRSLRRQLFSRQGPAYAHFFWRVVRYHREHVAEAFRLAIKGYHFERVTSQQLRVDAIERRLEEEFEASGVRSSGTSGTALERYSSEVLSRLDPAFRSIAERAIDAQLGARAERVQGSER comes from the coding sequence ATGGCAGGTCTGCTCACGGCACTCGAAGGCACCCGGCTGCACGCGCGGCTGGCTCGCGAGGGGCGGCTTCGGTCGGCCTCCACCGGCTGCAACACCGCGATCGATCTGAACTTCGAGCCGGAGTTGCCCCGCGAGGTCCTGCTCGAGGAGTACCGCCGACTGATCCGAACGCTCTACGAGCCCTCTCTCCGGGGCTACTTCGAGCGCTGCTTGACCCTGTTCGAGCACCTGGCTCCTCGTCGGAACGATGCTCGCAAGGTCAGCTGGGTCGACCTGCGGGCCGCACTCCGTTCCCTGCGCCGCCAACTCTTCTCCCGCCAGGGCCCCGCCTACGCACACTTCTTCTGGCGGGTGGTCCGGTACCACCGGGAGCACGTCGCGGAGGCATTCCGGCTGGCGATCAAGGGCTACCACTTCGAGCGGGTGACGAGCCAGCAGTTGCGGGTCGACGCCATCGAACGCAGGCTCGAGGAGGAATTCGAAGCTTCGGGTGTCCGCTCATCAGGTACGAGCGGAACGGCGCTGGAGCGCTACTCGAGCGAGGTCCTGTCCCGGCTCGATCCCGCTTTCCGATCGATCGCCGAACGCGCAATCGACGCGCAACTTGGCGCGCGCGCGGAGCGCGTACAGGGAAGCGAACGCTGA
- a CDS encoding HEAT repeat domain-containing protein, with product MSRRFAKLSLLPFFLLLALPAGGLETSIPAAGGYRLLEAAQGAPLTVVGLVEAPSRIDTYGRRAGLRVERVLSGEANPGDLLVIAWEEFGRDQQLRFTAGKRSVLALEPLPSGSLWRKRFPAREALAIAARGEAFLNDPDPTTLDSLEAYLRLSSEEREEKAGVTALAALAAVGDARLATAAIDALARIPGLENRLETESTAHLEALLENASRPVELRRQLITLAGDQSLHSLEPALSPLAALPSALQGSAVTSLAQLQGGLSAERTEKLLASEDPRVRAAATRWGGKGLPDTKLKELMAKDPAGQVRAAALTALFERHGLASLEAALPALSDDDGQVRGAAMESIGRLGGSAVPALREMLWNPDADPATLTTPLMTLALTGPEGLGELQKIAAEHPTKKLRKLARFVLGQDPGHD from the coding sequence ATGTCGAGGCGGTTCGCAAAGCTCAGTCTGTTGCCGTTCTTCTTGCTGCTGGCCCTCCCGGCCGGCGGCCTGGAGACGTCGATCCCTGCGGCCGGCGGCTACCGCTTGCTCGAGGCGGCCCAGGGTGCACCGCTCACGGTCGTGGGCCTGGTCGAAGCCCCCAGTCGCATCGATACCTATGGCCGGCGTGCCGGGCTTCGTGTCGAGCGGGTTCTCAGCGGAGAGGCCAACCCGGGTGATCTCCTCGTGATCGCGTGGGAAGAGTTCGGCCGGGATCAACAGCTGCGATTCACGGCAGGGAAACGGAGTGTGTTGGCACTCGAACCGCTCCCCTCTGGTTCCCTCTGGCGCAAGCGATTCCCCGCACGAGAAGCCTTGGCGATCGCGGCCCGCGGAGAGGCATTCCTGAACGACCCGGACCCAACCACTCTCGACTCCCTGGAAGCCTACCTTCGCCTTTCCTCCGAGGAGAGAGAAGAGAAGGCGGGTGTCACCGCGTTGGCAGCGCTTGCGGCAGTCGGTGATGCGCGGTTGGCCACGGCTGCCATCGATGCGCTGGCGCGTATCCCCGGCCTGGAAAACCGGCTGGAAACGGAGTCGACGGCCCACCTCGAGGCATTGCTCGAGAACGCCTCGCGCCCGGTCGAGCTCCGACGCCAACTCATCACCCTGGCAGGAGACCAATCCCTTCATTCATTGGAACCAGCGCTCTCGCCCCTCGCGGCCCTCCCCTCCGCGCTGCAAGGCTCGGCCGTCACATCGCTCGCGCAGCTTCAGGGAGGTCTCTCGGCGGAACGAACCGAAAAGCTGCTCGCGAGCGAAGACCCTCGAGTGCGCGCTGCAGCGACGCGATGGGGAGGCAAAGGACTCCCTGATACCAAGCTGAAGGAGCTGATGGCGAAAGATCCAGCGGGGCAGGTCCGGGCCGCCGCGCTGACGGCCCTGTTCGAGCGACACGGGCTGGCCTCCCTCGAGGCCGCCCTTCCGGCGCTCAGCGATGACGATGGGCAGGTACGAGGGGCCGCCATGGAGAGCATCGGGCGGCTAGGCGGTTCAGCCGTTCCTGCGCTTCGTGAGATGCTCTGGAATCCAGATGCAGATCCAGCAACGCTGACGACCCCGCTGATGACCTTGGCGCTCACCGGTCCGGAGGGCCTCGGCGAGCTGCAGAAGATCGCTGCGGAGCATCCGACCAAGAAGCTCCGCAAGCTTGCTCGCTTCGTCCTTGGGCAGGATCCGGGCCACGATTGA
- a CDS encoding B12-binding domain-containing radical SAM protein — protein sequence MRNALLVNPVFPPSYWSYSYALEFVGKKASIPPLGLLTVASMFPDDWSLRLVDMNVRPLHDEDLAWADAVFTSSMIVQRDSLFDVVQRCRRAGVPVVAGGPHPTAHHAGIQAEFEPGEGVDHFVLGEVEAIFPAFLEDLRKGIAKPLYGPAEKPEVATTPVPRFDLIDPDDYGSMALQYSRGCPFDCEFCDITALYGRRPRTKSPEQMVVELEAVYRTGWRGSLFLVDDNFIGNKRNALQLLEAVKKWQEAHGYPFSFMTEASVNLAKIPELLRAMQESGFTMVFLGIESPGEAALEKTSKGQNLGQGEEAGSFLQRAVHTLQAHGMEVSSLASMATRSSIPTCASPARRGFRWRWQVCSRHSKAPGCTRGWLARGGFGRPPPAATPRSI from the coding sequence ATGCGCAACGCATTGCTCGTGAACCCGGTCTTCCCCCCTTCCTATTGGAGCTATTCCTACGCGCTGGAGTTCGTCGGCAAGAAGGCCAGCATCCCGCCGCTCGGTTTGCTCACGGTGGCTTCCATGTTCCCGGACGATTGGTCGCTACGGCTGGTCGACATGAATGTCCGCCCGCTGCACGACGAGGATCTCGCCTGGGCCGATGCGGTCTTCACCTCCAGCATGATCGTGCAACGGGATTCGCTCTTCGACGTGGTGCAACGTTGCCGGCGGGCTGGCGTGCCGGTCGTTGCCGGGGGGCCCCACCCGACGGCACACCACGCGGGGATCCAGGCTGAGTTCGAGCCAGGGGAGGGCGTCGATCATTTCGTCCTCGGTGAAGTCGAAGCGATCTTCCCTGCTTTCCTGGAGGATCTGCGCAAGGGGATCGCCAAGCCGCTCTACGGGCCTGCCGAGAAACCGGAGGTCGCCACGACGCCGGTCCCCCGTTTCGACCTGATCGACCCGGACGACTACGGATCGATGGCCCTCCAGTATTCCCGTGGATGCCCGTTCGATTGCGAGTTCTGCGACATCACGGCGCTCTACGGCCGCCGGCCTCGCACCAAGAGCCCGGAGCAGATGGTCGTCGAACTCGAAGCGGTCTACCGGACGGGCTGGCGCGGATCGCTCTTCCTGGTCGATGACAATTTCATCGGCAACAAACGCAACGCGTTGCAGTTGCTCGAGGCCGTGAAGAAATGGCAGGAGGCGCACGGGTACCCATTCAGCTTCATGACGGAAGCGAGTGTGAACCTGGCGAAGATCCCAGAGTTGTTGAGGGCGATGCAGGAGAGCGGCTTCACCATGGTCTTCCTTGGCATCGAGTCCCCCGGTGAGGCGGCACTCGAGAAGACCTCCAAGGGCCAGAACCTGGGCCAGGGTGAGGAGGCGGGGAGCTTCCTGCAGAGGGCCGTTCATACCCTTCAAGCCCACGGCATGGAGGTTTCATCGTTGGCCTCGATGGCGACAAGGAGTTCGATTCCCACCTGCGCCTCACCCGCGAGGCGGGGATTCCGATGGCGATGGCAGGTCTGCTCACGGCACTCGAAGGCACCCGGCTGCACGCGCGGCTGGCTCGCGAGGGGCGGCTTCGGTCGGCCTCCACCGGCTGCAACACCGCGATCGATCTGA